In Ostrinia nubilalis chromosome 6, ilOstNubi1.1, whole genome shotgun sequence, the genomic window tgtatcatttttcaaactttttcttaagttattcaagtatttgctcctggaaatcatcatctcatattgatgagctgatgatagaaggtaaaactccttactgcttaggagttggaggataattcttttaattttatagataagtatagtttcgtaagttattcaagtgtttgcatcagatagtcatcatctcatcatgatgaagtggtcatggtaggtacaactccttaacgcttaggagttggaggataattctttaaatattataggtacaaatagaccaacagttgtattctttcatgtttttaaggtgggctaaCGGTTTAAtgtctttttaggttgccgatatggtaacctgtattttgtagggaatattattttacacttgacatgaagaatatagtctcagtgtactgccttcagtggtaacatcaaggtaataattagttaactaaaaagcaagaaataagttatttttatttaaaaaaataaaaccgactccaaaaaacctacactaaaaagtagaaaaataattactaattacttatattaggacgaattaatatttatgtataccatgattgatacttctggagtcggtgccaagattatgaaacgtgtgaagtttgcctgcaccagtaattagtaattatttttctactttttagtgtaggttttttggagtcggttttatttttatgctaatagacttttaaaaagcacacgtcccaatattaacactaccactgcttcgggacaataaatgggccagtgctgagaagaagcagcgcaacaaactcagtcactattgtcagccgacttttcaagggtttacagtctttaaacaTATAACGTCCGGTCggttcagccatagaacgttcactgctgaataAAGGCCTCCCCTATAATTTCGATAAcaaccggttggtagcggcctgcatctagcgccttccttctacctttatgaggtcgtcggtccatatTGTGGCAATTCTTAGGAATCGACCCGAGGACTTCTGGGTCTGAAGCGATTtatcttaccactagaccatatGATAGAGGCGGCTATCCTCATGAAAAGATGCCCCCTCATAAAGAGATCACCTAAAGGTTGCAGAAAGTCGCTGGGTGcacgccgctaccaaccggccaatctggataTCATCAGGGGAGGCCCTATGGACGtcttatgactgaaatgatgatgataagataTAGATAATTATTATGGTTTTATAACAGTTCACTGAAACTGTAAGATTGAGCGTTAACTTTAAAGAATTCATTATGACATAGGTGTATTCATAACAATTTCAGCTGAACCAACATCTGAAGCCGCTAAACATTTGGCAGATATATTTATCTATAATTGATTCCCCTGTCCCGCTGGCGTGAAATTAGTTTAAGGTTCGATGGGGCTGTCGTGTCCTAATAGACAAAAGCCcccaaataatttaaaaaaaaactttaaagaaTTCAAGTTGGAAACCGAATATTGTAACATGAGTGTCACTGATTACCAAAAcacatttttcgataaaaagtgtgtcataattaatattacgcGATAATCAAAACGCGTATCAAGTCGTACACCATTTTCAGATAAAAAACCATAAAACATATTGCTAGTTGAATCACCTGCCTGGGAAAAAAAGTTCTTATTAGTACGTCTGTAATATAAGCTATAAAAAAACGACATACACTTTGATAAGTAGTAGCATTTAAGATTGTGGTAATCTGGTGTTATATaagttacatacaaaataaaatatgattttacTTATATTATAAGATTATTACAATGCAATCTGAAATACAAAGTTGAAAAGTAGTACTTCTTCAAGCTAGCCTATACAAGGgtataatatacataaaataatgtatatCCTGTAAttaacttatgcccgttttcaccatcaatccctcatttttaagtgacccctttgaaaaaaaaaatcctgatAAGTGTtctcataggggtcacttaaaaataagggtttgatggtgaaaacgggcattagtccagttttcaatgtaaaataatattcttgtTCAAAAGGGATCGTaatcgtatcaactcgaggcggtcagtattatttgtatgaaactccatactgcaacgcacacgtCTTATCTGCAccgcagtggcggatttacagttttgccgcccgtaggctagggtggggttggatctttatttaacttttatcttctgaaatcgagtaagcgtcatctgaaatctgccgcccctaggccgcggcctatacggcctattgacagatccaggactgcttcaccgtaacgtaaacgcctcgcctcgcaatgagggctatcgttttagcgctcaccagttggcgccactgtagagtaaggtcctgtcacttgctagtagcgaagacagtggcgccagcagctggtgagcgctaaagtggtaggaggactatcgcatttgcattcatcaagatggcgccactgtagagtaaggtcctgtcaatcgccaggggtgccaactgttaagtataaaaacgatagccctcattgacagtgcgcgaaaggcgatgacagctctcgaaagatacggtgttgatctctttcagagttgataagtctgctatgagctttaaaATCGGCAAACTACCTTttcaacattttcctttttcTTAAAGTTAAATGAGTCATGTCACTGTTTCTAATGCTAATAGCTACCAAAATCTTGAATTATATTTTTGAGAAAACAATAATGTAAATTACCTTTACTCACGAATTAGTCATACAATTTCGCAATAAGAGATTCTATTAATATATTTATCATTAAACTAATCTATTCTTTATATTGTTATCTGTCTTGATTCAAGTTCTATCGTGCAAAGTGTACGGCTAAAGAGAAGTGTAATTTCCATGTCGTTTACCTTATTGTGAATAGAAGTACTTCAAAATAGACATTGACTCATAGATACTTGCATTTTGAAGAATATCTTTTGACGAGATCTTTTTTGCTATACATGTCTGCTATTGAGGGACTCCGCTATGAACTTGCACCttagattatttatttgcatgtcACATAGTGAAGTCAGGTCTAAAAActtcacagatcacagaaactaaaggtgAAGTATGAAAAACTCAATAGGTACTTTAAGACGTCATGATGGTGGGAAGtgactggatgcgggcagcgctggCTGTacggtcgttgtgaaaatcagTGGGGGACAGACCTTTATGTGAATCACACTTATGGTGGAAAGGATCaaaaaattccaaaaatttTACTTCTATAATTTCTTTAAAGCATGCGTTTAAAAATCCCATGTTAGGTTTGCAGGTATTTAACTCGGAACGTAGGTACGTATATTTAACTGGGGAAGACATTAACTTATTTTCCTGGTTTTAGTTTTAACAATAAAGGCATAACTTAAAAATTTTACACTAGTACAATAAATTCAAAAATCTTGTGTAACTTGGACGTTTAATTTGATTGTGTTTTAAATCATTAGATTACTGAAAAGAAACACCGATTAAAGTCTAAATGTTATCAATCTGTAGTGTTGAGTCAttaaattactgaaattaacaATGAACGTGATAAGATTTGACTATCCCATTTATATTAGCGAGTGCCTGTTATTTGTTATTAGACGCTGTCTGTGTATGAATGAGTGTGGTTTATTAttagtgtttaatttattttaaaatgatcttattatttaaattatttttgagtGCACTCTGTATAGTTGTTGTAAATTCAAACCGCAACAATGTCATGGATTGGGATCTATATGAAGAAGTTATTGATTTGGAGCAATGTGGAGAACAACTGGCCTATATACAAAACCATACTTTGCTGATGAGTCGatgtaagtttaaaataatttaaaatcactATTCAACTATGAATGCTAATAAACAAGTCATCGAAGTAATAACTTTTTCAACTGTAGCATTTTTTCTGTATTCATGTATGTATTGAACACTCTTTATTTTATTGGATACGGActccaaataaaacaaaattggaTGCGTTAAAGCTTTATTTgaaactagctttctgcccgcggcttcgcccgcgtggaattttgtctgtcacagaaaaactttatcgcgcgcgtccctgtttcaaaaaccgggataaaaactatcctatgtccattcccgggactcaaactatgtccctgccaaatttcatcgaaatcggtaagcgtaacagacagacagacagacagacagacagacagagttactttcgcatttataatattagttgggattagttgggattagttgggattaattaACGGCAAATGACGTTATTATAACGCGCTTGTTCACAAAATTACGTCACGagatttcaaataaattaaatatcaagtatttttaaagattcccgaaaatattaatatttttatagatttaaATCACTCATATTCCTCATAAAACTTAACATACCAAAACTTACTAGATTTTAATAACTCCTTACGATTTTTTACAGTCATTGACGCCAGCTTCAGATTCCCCCCTAGAAGTATTCTCAAAGGCAACACGAGAGACACGGGGAGCTATTTCCAATGCCTCGACATCAGTCATCAGACAGCAGACATGGACATCAGAGGAAAGTACTCTGTTGTACAAATACCCTTACAACAAGACGACTTTGAGTTCCCAACTTTACCTGATATACCTGAATGGCCTGAATTACCCCCTTTACCGAATATCACCTGGCCTATTATTCCAAATCCAAATAGCACTGAAGAAGAATCAGGTGAATCCACTGAGGAACTGTTTGCCAAATTCCATGATTATCAGATGATGAGGTATGGTGCGCACTTTTTGCTGGGAGACGGCATCGAACCAAGGTTAGTTTGCTTATTAACTGTAATTCAGTTTCCAGTATACCTATCATGTAGTCTTTCAGAGTTTAGGTCTGAGAAACCTGTATCAGACTTTTTAAGTCACTAAAGGCGTCTGATATGACACTATCAGATCAACGGTTGATCTTAACCTCTTTTATATTTACACTAGCGGCCCGCTCCGGCTTTGcacggttgcaatggaatttcccggattttctcttctataatgtacatgttttatacctataaaccttcctcttgagtcactctatctattgaaaaaaccgcatcaaaatccgttgcgatGGTTCTAAAGATCtcagcatacatagggacagacatcGTAAagagactttgttttatactatgtagtgaagtTTCAAACAATTAAACGGAACCTTAGACTTAggaataacattttaaaaatcagaTTAATATcttaaatctaaataaataatgatgattTCAGAGCTGCAGCGGATAGTCCATTAGCTGGGATGCAAATGGAACTGGCTATGTGCATCCCAAAAGTGTGCACATCAAAGTACGCTTTGGATTTCGTGACTAACAATGCAACTAGCAACTTGACCATGACTGAAGCTTTCGTCCGACTTCCAAATGACAAGCCGTGGGTAGCTGCTGATTACGTGGCAATGTAagtattaaaatcaaaattcgaatcaaatgaaaaaaaaaatacatttttacacTATCGAGATTCATCGTTACAATTATTTTGCTGATTTATTaactaaattttatttcaaaagtatTATCTCCTTTTAGCACCTGCATGGTTTTTAAATTCCGAGACAGATTAATAAGTGGTGGTGTTATCTAAAGTTTGaggataattttattgttttgatttgatttgacaagTTCAATCTTATTTTACTATTGAAAAGGGAACATGCTGCAATGATTGCTTAGCCATATAAATATAAGAATTAGTCTATACCATAATATAAGCTCATTATTTTGTTTCGaagttatttaggtttttttttctttttacagagTTATATTCTCCATAATTGGTTTTTTGACTGTGTTGAGCACTGGATATGATGTCCGACATACAATACTACTTGAAAAAGGTAAGATATGAAAATCATACAGAAAAATAACTATCAAGAACAAAATCTTAATAAATAGAACCTCTATTGCTTTAAAAAGTGAATTTCCTAATCGGTTTAGgaaataatattaactattttATCATCAAAGATTATCTAAAAATTAATTGGAAATTCTTATTTCGTGTAAATTATTATCGTTAAAGATTAGAAATATGAATCACTTGCAAAAATTATAAGGAGAATAGAAAAATTGCTGTAAGAACTTGGATGCCACCATAGTATTGTGGGATTGGGAATAATTctacgttttttttatttatagatcCAAAGAGAGCCAATAAGATCTGCACGCTATTTTCTGTTTACACAAACACGAAAAACTTTTTCGTTTTCGCTTCGAATCCCAATGCGATTACTTGCCTTGATGGAATCCGCTCCTTCGCCATGATGTGGGTCATCGTGGGACACACTTTTGTCACACAAGTGACTTATATTCCAGAGAATCCTTTGGATATACTTGAAGTAAGTAGCAGATATACTACCAAGAAGTTTATGTAAAATTCTTATTCAAACTTTCCCACATTTGCTCCCGCGTGACTTTAttgtatttgagatctaaattttagctacTCGTGCCTATACTTTGCTTGTTTATTCATTCATCAGTGTGATTGAAAGCaggattttacatattttatgagatttattaaaattttgcatcTTTGTTTTAGTTTATGAAGTCATTTTGGGGCTTATGGATCACTAGTGCAACCATCACCGTAGACACATTCTTCATGATCAGCGGTTTGCTTATTGTCTACACGACAGCAGCAAAAGTATCAAGAAGTAAGTTGAATACACGTTTTCTATTGTTTCGTAGTTTGTGACGTATGTTGATAATCATCTCCgtaaattaattttgtgatatctGGCGAAGATAGTTAGTATGATTATTACATAtcttatctaaattattttcgAATCAAGGTAGATTTTAAAGATTTGGTGTTTAaactgtaattaaataaaatcgaAAATTTCTAAGCAGGCAAATCTGGCGATTCAAGGCATGTCTTATAGTCACATCTTTTTTAGTCTCCATCTACCACTTCTTCAATATTTGCCTTACTATCACTTGACTCATTTTTTACCTTTTCTTCCAGGATCTTTGATAAGGAAAATCCACCTCTTCTACCTTAATCGTATTCTGCGTATGTTCCCAATATTAGCAGCTATGGTTCTGATCGAAGCTTCGTTCCTTCATAGAACCACAGACGGTCCATACTGGAACGTGATGACCACGAACGTCAACGATTGTAGAACGAATTGGTGGAGTACTTTGCTGTTTATACAGAATTGGGTCAATCCTTTGAACCAGgtgagtttttaataaaatcttaaaaacatAAGAAGTGTGACTTATATTTTCTTGTCTCAGTAGTCTGAGCAGTTACCCAGCAAGTTAAAGGCTTCCACAGATcaaacgcgggtcagaagcagtgcgggtcagttgcagggcggctgaggcacactgaaagcagcgcagtttcaaagcagttgcaacgcaggcggttgtcaaaaaaccgctttcaacgcgctgcgTCCagtgtgtcatgctaatatggctgccattttttttttttttatgctagccaaggcaggtatttgaccgcaatcgcacctggtgttaagtgagatgtagccatagtaatacaacagcgcggaCCCGCGTTCGCGCCGCTTCTGACCCGCACCCGTGCCGCCTCGTTTGTCGTTCGGCAGTTACAGTGCGAcgcggttggagcgcgggcccgcgttcggtGTAACACACTTtaaagagtttcttgtattacaacttgcgcgggcccgcattaaatctgcgctgctactgccccgcgtttggtctgcccaAGGTTTTTTAAGGTTGTAGATTTAAATCCCACCGCAGAAAATACGTCATGTACAAAACATTAAAActccaattttttttcagtgccTGTACCATACCTGGTATCTTGCCGTGGACATGCAACTACATATTGCATCTCCCATCATATTGTTCTGGATCTTGGGACAGCGTTCCTTCAGTGCCTGGTGCGCCATGGTCGCATCTCTCGTCGCGGCAATTGTTGGAGCCACAACGTATAACTTTATCAACAATTTCCAATCTGCCGTTATTCCTTTAGGgtatgtattattagtattaggacgtccactgctgaaaataggcctcccccaatggtttcaatgttgcccggttggtagcgtcctgcgtccagcgccttcctgctacctttatgatgtcgtcggtccaccttgtgggtggacgtctcacgctgcgttttccggtacgcggcttcCACTTCAAAacattgctgccccatcggccgtcagttctgagtACTATGTGCCccttgccacttcagcttgctaatccgtcgtaCTTGTATAGTCCACAATATCAAAATAATAGTTTAAGTATTGTTAGCGTTACTTCCTTTTGCAATCAAAGATTCCGTATCAATTCTGTGGCTTCACCAACTTGTTAGAGAAATGCCAGTTTTTAATATCTCGGACTATAGATTGACAGACTTGTTCTGATACAAACTACTTTACTGCTTCCATTTATTACAGACGACCTGCTGCAGATTTACCTGTTTATTTGAGCAGTTATTACTTCCACACATTAAACCGAATCTCGCCATTCATCATCGGAATGATGGTTGGGTACGTGCTTCACCTGTATCGTGGGAAGACAGTCAGGATGCCAAAAGTATGTTTGAGTTATACTATAGTGAACAATTCATTCATAGATCTGTCCAATGTGTGATAGGCTTGGCGTCGTCaccgtcatcatcatcacaattGCCACTGcagaccctctctaattttccAAAAGCAAATGGAAGACTTGGTCCAGTTATTTGTCCTACTTGACAGGCTTATAAGGACTTCATAACGCTTAATAAATATATGAATAGGCCTTTATGAACCGACATAACTACGAGCTGTGGGTACaagtacaaataaaaattgatcTGTACGATTCCATAGGATATTCAGTTTTATGTGTTATCAAACAATGAATAAGTTTAAACTAACCGTAAACCGTAATCATAATCTTCTAATCAATATTTACATTGTGCTTATAAAAGCTTCCAATAAACGATATAGTTTCTAAACCTAAGTACCTAGCATTAGAAGCTCGTGAGTGgcattaattttatcaaatttcTCATATAATTGATCCACGTGCCAAAATCTATATCATAATGGCCATTTAAATCTGATAGATTGTGTAATGGATAAGaattataaaattcaatatAATCATACTTGTACCTATCTAATAGATGGAGATATAATATTTGAATGTTAGTTTAAAAGAAACCATAAATATCTTGTTACGTATAAGCCCGCAGATGATTAAGGCCCAAAACAGACGGTGAAaagcaactgcaacgaaactacaactgctagttacttttgagttgcatctaagtttctgccatagcgtctgttgagagaccacacgtcatgacgcgaccagtttgaaagtttcaaactggtttcataatgcaactcaaaagtaactagcagttgcagtttcgttgcagttgcgtttcaccgtctgttctgggccttagtcttAAGTTCCCAGATGAATATGTAGATTATGTACATGTTAATTAgtaaaatcctccatttgcctctggaaaattagagagtcgtgctcctgcagcggAGACTGAACTACCTGAGGATGATGATGTTAGTTAGTAGAATGATATTATTTGTTCTAAGAGATCGCAATTTGAAGCTTTacacaatattaatttaacactAGCTATTCtagcgaacttcgtaccgtcagtaaaaagttgtcttaacttatctataaaatcgcaatattaatttctgaaggCAGCTTttgtttaacattttttaattttccagGCATTAGCTGGTTTCCTCTGGCTCGTAGCAGCAGCAGTATCATTCATGATCATCTTCACCACGTACTTCAACATTCAGCCTGACTGGGACAACCAGCTGGCTGATAACATCATCAACTCTTCGATTAGACCAGCCTGGGCTGTTTGCATTGGTTGGCTGGTCTTCGCGTGTAAGAGCGGCTATGCAGGTGAGTTGAATTTCTTGGTTCAGTTTTTATAAGTGGCAACAGTGTGTTATATCAATAGTATGATGTTCTTCACTTTTGTGGTCACTTAACTGATGGAAGTTTCTTACCATGTAACTATCAGTTAGTATTATCTATCCGTTTGCCCAAAAAAGTATAGTATACATGCTACTTTTATTGTGCTGATTTTtccatcgtcggataacttttaaactgAATAATAAGTTTGGGACATTGACaatttcagtatggaaaatatgtcaaaatgacaagtttattcttcaattaaaaattatccGGCGATGGTTAAATCAGCCCTTTTTGAcacaaattacaaataaataaagcgTTGTCCTCAGAGAATGAGTcttgtattttatgttttttttttgttttgaaccTATCTGATGTATAGCGTCACGCTAAAAAAGCAGATGTGACTCTACATCGTATCATATCTACACTTTCTAAAAATCGTTACGTTATCGAAATACAATATTATCCTTTGTGTTTCAGGTCCAATCAACTGGGTGTTATCGCTGCACATATTCAAGATCCTTGGCCGTCTCTCATACGCAATGTACATCGTACATTTCCCGTTAATATTTTTGATGAACGCCACTACACTTCATCCTATTTACTTCGCTGTGAATTACTCTGTAAGTTTATTacaatcaacatcatcatcatcatcatttcagccataggacgtccactgctgatcatagacctcccctaatgatttccacaatgaccagtttgtagcggcctacatccagcgccttcctgctacctttatgaggttgttgGTACACCTTGTGCGAGGACGTCCTACGCTTccatttattacaatatttgaaatcgattatgacatttttaatgtttttacatGCACTTATTCAACAAggaaaataattgaattttatttttctttcagaTGTACAAATTCTTTGTGGATTTCACACTGACCGTAATTGCGGCTTTCTGTTTGACCATATTCATAGATGCTCCTTTGACAAGCATTATCAAGATCTTCTTGGGTGgaggtaatattttttattattcagcaAGTTTTATATAGAGAACAGCTGAGCACGGCAAGCTTAACACAGTAGCATCTTACGTCCTTCTAATTGGtttcattttgcaacaaaaaagtatagtctaatgtgctgtTGGCTGTTCTAATCGAATGTGACCCTAACATTAAAAGCTgtcataaaaatagtttcaggttacgaaaaaataaatgtaactaCGGATAAAAAAACTGGCCTTAAACTTTATACAGAGCCAAGAATACAAAGTTTTCGTTTAACCTTACCTGCTAAATCTTTTCTCTTTTGTTGCAGGATCAAGACCACCATTAAAAGTGGTACCACCATCTGCACCGAAAGATCCAGAATTGGCTTTCAAAGCTGTGGACGTAGTGGACAACTGCTTACCAAATGATTACATGGCTAAGACGAGAATGTAACTGACGTTTTTACGGTTACAGAGAAACCACATTGATCTTTTCTCATTATTGGTTTAGTTTTgaaaatcaatattgattttgtGGCAGGAGTGATCTGCAGTTTAATTACCTCCTTTTTATAAGGTTttgttaagaaaataataagtgaCAATGATTTTGTACTCGTAGTTGCTTATTTATTGTTTGACAATATGATGACGGCACAATAAGTTAACTGTGGTATCATAAGTGTTATTTgcttttttgcaacaaaataataatttttttgtcacaaTTTGTAGATCTATTGCTATACAATGCAAAATATTTAGTCATAAgtttgtaaatattaaaatagttCCTATTTATTTTAAGTAGTTGCTCATTTgaatttattgtaataattgtaaaaaaatattgtgatttagttttaataagtataataataaataaaaatatattgttataactcattgttataattttattacaccAAAACTCAGTAGTCTTTACTCATGTGGTAGCAGTAACAATATTTTACAAAGCATAATGAAAAcaaatgataatgataaatgtgattcctcattttcggtattttaaattgtatgacgaGTGACACTGATAGAGCAATGATTAAGTGATAATACTCGTAAAGGTTGGCCCAGATAACCTTATctctattacatttttttactttacaaaTTAAATGACACCTTAATGTCACGACTAATGCTGAGCCAAGGGCCTCTTTGGCACATGACACTCAAAACCAACTCAAAATCgctggaagatcttggcacaatgctcgaagaccttaatagagtttcccaacaggtaggcctgcgaatgaatatggacaaaacaaagtccatgttgcgccctacccagtttcggttgggagctcaattctcgagattgatgacaagtatgtctacctcggacaaacgatccagctgggtaggtccaatttcgagaaggaggtcaatcgtcgaatccaactcggccgggcagcgttcgggaaactacgcaacatattttcgtccaaaatacatcagtgcctgaagactaaGGTCTACAACCAATGTTTGTTACCAGTGTTAACTTATGGTTTGGAAACgtggccttatacagaagctcaaagttgcatagcgtgctatggagagggctatgctcggtgtttctttacgagatcgaatcagacatgaggaaatccgtaaacgaactaaagtcgctgacatagcccgacggattagcaagctaaagtgacaatgggcagggcacatagtacgcagaactgacggccgatggggcagcaaggttctggagtggaggccgcgtaccggaaaacgcagcgtgatatgtccacccacaaggtggaccgacgacatcataaaggtagcaggaaggcgctggatgcaggccgctaccaaccaggcaacacGAAAagcatttggggaggcctatgttcagcagtggacgtactatgactgagatgatgatgatgatgtattgtgtactaaataaattatattatatttttctattctaTAAATATCTTAAATGACAAGGCATCAGGGCTGCGTCGTATCATCAAGAgatgttttaatataaatacgTGTAAGGTAGGGCCAATCAAATATTTCTTAATTATCATTAAGATATAAAATCATTAAGAGGAAACTTTTGTATGCCTATATCTGTCTACCCGTGCGATGCCGGGGCGGGCCTCTAGTCTGgaaataattaggtacctacttaagctAAATCCGATTAGTCGGAACTCAAGGATTAAGCGTGTCTGGGCGAAATTCTCGTCGCGTGCTAATCGCGTGTTTGTAGCATGCGAAAAATTCGCATTACTATGACAATGGAAAAAACTACAAAGGTACAAATTATATCGCACATCGACATGACGAAACAAACGAGCGTGATTTTCACGCGTTGATTCTGTTGGGGAGATAGCTATAGGTAAAACAGCGTTAGATGTCCATCCAGAAGGTGAACCGacctcataaatgtagcaggcgctggatgcaggccgctaccagccgggcaacatggaaattaTTAGGAGAGgtctatgtttagcagtggaagtcctatggcagatagatgatgatgatttattaggTAATTTATCTGATGATACCTAGGTGTAAGGTCTCGATCtctttgttccggcgtttcttctcagcacttgccataatgTTTGTTTCGAAGCGCTGGtggggcccaaaagataaggagacatgtacaGTGCCcattaagggctaccttttttactgtattttgacgttcataagtgccactagtggtctaaattgaataaaatatttttgatattgataTCCCGTCTTCTTTTATCTTTG contains:
- the LOC135072679 gene encoding O-acyltransferase like protein-like — encoded protein: MILLFKLFLSALCIVVVNSNRNNVMDWDLYEEVIDLEQCGEQLAYIQNHTLLMSRFIDASFRFPPRSILKGNTRDTGSYFQCLDISHQTADMDIRGKYSVVQIPLQQDDFEFPTLPDIPEWPELPPLPNITWPIIPNPNSTEEESGESTEELFAKFHDYQMMRYGAHFLLGDGIEPRAAADSPLAGMQMELAMCIPKVCTSKYALDFVTNNATSNLTMTEAFVRLPNDKPWVAADYVAIVIFSIIGFLTVLSTGYDVRHTILLEKDPKRANKICTLFSVYTNTKNFFVFASNPNAITCLDGIRSFAMMWVIVGHTFVTQVTYIPENPLDILEFMKSFWGLWITSATITVDTFFMISGLLIVYTTAAKVSRRSLIRKIHLFYLNRILRMFPILAAMVLIEASFLHRTTDGPYWNVMTTNVNDCRTNWWSTLLFIQNWVNPLNQCLYHTWYLAVDMQLHIASPIILFWILGQRSFSAWCAMVASLVAAIVGATTYNFINNFQSAVIPLGRPAADLPVYLSSYYFHTLNRISPFIIGMMVGYVLHLYRGKTVRMPKALAGFLWLVAAAVSFMIIFTTYFNIQPDWDNQLADNIINSSIRPAWAVCIGWLVFACKSGYAGPINWVLSLHIFKILGRLSYAMYIVHFPLIFLMNATTLHPIYFAVNYSMYKFFVDFTLTVIAAFCLTIFIDAPLTSIIKIFLGGGSRPPLKVVPPSAPKDPELAFKAVDVVDNCLPNDYMAKTRM